Proteins found in one Pelobates fuscus isolate aPelFus1 chromosome 10, aPelFus1.pri, whole genome shotgun sequence genomic segment:
- the DEPP1 gene encoding protein DEPP1 gives MRSELLISVAQLPTIREDTEANSQCGANGTDMHTANGLEEYVKSIQTLAQPSSITHSEQQGQVKSLRHTRVRYRLSRGSEGKVLSASQDSTRCANILSLQMNTDPLAWLYRQSGKENLDCVEPSETSRVSLQSAIPISLYKASVSSSRRQLCIKDQGSEIQRPQEKRSRSQRISKKCRGRGPISRLQNPQLPVIYEL, from the coding sequence ATGAGATCTGAGCTTCTTATTTCGGTAGCTCAACTTCCAACCATCCGAGAAGACACAGAGGCAAATTCCCAGTGTGGGGCAAATGGAACCGATATGCATACAGCTAATGGGCTAGAGGAGTATGTAAAATCAATTCAAACGCTGGCCCAGCCAAGTTCAATAACACATTCAGAACAGCAAGGCCAGGTTAAGAGCCTGCGACATACCAGAGTACGTTACAGGTTATCAAGGGGCAGTGAAGGGAAAGTTCTATCCGCATCACAGGACAGCACACGCTGTGCCAACATACTATCCCTGCAAATGAACACGGACCCACTAGCCTGGCTATACAGACAAAGCGGGAAGGAAAATCTAGATTGTGTTGAACCATCTGAAACAAGCCGTGTAAGCCTGCAATCAGCCATTCCCATAAGCCTATATAAAGCATCGGTGTCCTCTTCTAGGAGACAACTGTGCATCAAAGACCAGGGCAGTGAGATACAGAGGCCACAGGAAAAACGAAGCAGGTCTCAGCGCATCTCAAAGAAATGCAGAGGACGTGGGCCAATCAGCAGACTTCAAAATCCACAGCTTCCTGTTATATACGAGTTATGA